From the genome of Cuculus canorus isolate bCucCan1 chromosome 4, bCucCan1.pri, whole genome shotgun sequence:
AGAAGGTTTTCTGGTGAgatgtggaattttttttggggctgtgtgtttttttaaccATGTGAATTTCGCAAATACAAGAGCTCACTCTTTAAGTATTTATCagtacctttttctttcctgtaaccCCATCCAGTTACCCAACAGTCGGTATAAAGTATATTAGCATCTTCTTTTGAAGGCAGGCAAATAGGTAGCTGAAGAtctaaaatatgatttaaaatattagttTGACAATCAGAGATAACTGCAACAAGAAGTTTTTGTTGCACCTATGTAATCCTTGATGATAGTCTCCATGTTATGCTTTGTCCCGTACACTATATAGTATTCCAGTCACATAAATGAATGCcacccattttcttttcaaagccaACAGAATGAGATTCTCCTCAAACCCCAGTAACTATGCTGAAGGAAGTCAGCCCAGGTGCCATGCACTGCCATACCAATACCAGCCCTGTGTCATCCTGCACATTTTCAGAATTCCTCTGAAATACTTACCAGTAAAATTCATAGGTTTATCAAGTTTCATTAAAGCAATGTCATATCCAGTCCGTGCATATTTATACTGCGGGTGAACAATAATCTCTTCCACTTTGAAGAAGGGTGTATCCTCATTTATTTCTGactgttttaaaataccagAATAAACACGCCAAATGTCGGGATTCGCGAGACTGAGGGGAAAAGACAAACAATGTGTGGCAAAAGATTTGCACTGATTTAGACTTTGTGTACAGATACCAATATCTTCCACTACTCCTTAGCGTACAGTGAATAGCACTGGGTCATTCttaccattttttattttcacactctcaaaactaaaaaaaggtTCATTTTCTCCACTCCTTTCACTTCTTCTTTCTATGTCTCTCCTATTCACATCTTCACCCCcatatcatttttctttctcctttatgtTCAGACTCTCATTatcctgatttttcttcatcttccttctcttcctatcttcttttattttcttttaattttttttttccagttttcaagaGCCTAATGGAAGCCTTGAAGTAgccaatgtgatttttttctagtaatgAAAATATGGTTGGGACTATAAATTCAAGTAGATTCTATTGTGACATCTATTTATTAGGAAAATGACACTAGCCACGTAAATACAGATTAGAAATTGTAATATCATAGACCTATATAAAAAGTTCCAATTAATCTTTATTATTTCAACTTTACTTTGAACAATTTTAAAGGATATTTCACTGTGATATTCTACTATTAAGGCAATCTAGAAGTTCTGTTACATGCAGGGAAGAAGAGGCAAAACTTCTCttaaattttgtgaaaattttgtgaaaattttgCGAAAATTTTGCAGATGTCAGAGGTGGATTCATAAATATTAATGAGGCTCAATGATTTCATAGtctctgtttctatttttattttgcaagcaTGTCTTCTCCCTTTGCCTTTCATAACATTGGTAACCTCTACACTGGATAACAGGTAGAgaattattatattataatcTACTACTTTGCTTGAGTAAAAATTCCCAATTTTGGACCATGTTGCTAGGTCAACATCCTCTTCTTTAAATCATTTTATCTCTTAGCCATCTTTTTCTCCCATCAGACTGCATTATAGCCTTACATTTTTCACTCTGTAAATGACAGGTAAGTACAATCAAACAAAGGAAATCAATCATATGCATGACAATTAAATCAGCTCTTGACAACAGAAGTAATTTCATTACCCAAATCTGATAGTAAAATGATTAATTATACAGACTACACTTGTCAGTGCCAATTAGCACTGTCTTGGGTATTGGCTGTTTTAAATTTGGTTTTTACAGCTGCACTCTTTACTAAAAACAGGATATTGATTGATTGATGGAATTTgggaaaaagaacaattttaaggaaaactagAACAATTGGGATCTGGATGTTTCATATAATGCACAGATAGTTAGCTCAGGTACCAGAAGCAGACCAATTGGACCCTCAAAGAGGTTTAGTTTTTATCCTGGTCAAATAAGTTAACTTGCTGAGTACTCTGCTGCTGAAGCTATTAGACTAATACCATAAATCTGTGAGATAAGCAATTTAAAGTTTACGAAATCAAATAATCTAGCAACCGTTTTTTCTTGATAGATGAAATGGTATTACAGTAAGAAAAAGTTTATATCACATGAGAACATCTAAGTTTATGTAATTATCTGGTGTTCACTTTAGAAATTCATCTTCTAGATGCATTAAAATAGGTTAGCATTAGTAACACAATACTGTACCACAAAGGGACAAAGTATGTAGTTACATTAAGAATATGAATTGTCTACCTTAGAAGTCCATCTTTTGGTTACATTGAAACAGCTTCTTTTACTCTAgacctcatttttatttttctgaaagttgGATCTGAACTTATCTCACACAGTAGATGAAGTTTTTTACATTTAGGCCTCACCTCATGACACAGTGTGCAGCCGTAAGGATCCACTGGTTGCTGATAATAGAGCCCCCGCAGAGATGTCTCTGACGAGACAGCTTCACGTGCAAGCTGACTTGCCATGGCCATTCACCAGGGGAAGAGTCCATCCCTCCAACGACTCTAATAGTTGTTGCAGAGTGCTGCATACACACtacagaaattattcaaaacTGTGCTTAATTGCACTcaacaatgaaaaatgaagatgagaCTAGTGCTGACCCCTGAGTAGGGACTGATCTATTGCAAACAAGGTGAGACACCATACATTCATATCCCTTTGATATTTATGATCATAAAATCTATTCAAATCAAGCTCACGGTGCTACCGTTGGTGTTTACAATGTGTGGACGTGGCCAGCTTCATTTTTTCAAAACCCTTTAACTTTACAAGGCATCCTGTTGGGACAAGGCAACCAATACAATGCAACtgacttaggaaaaaaacaaaggagaggTTTTGgcttcctgtactgaaatcagttACGCACTGCCTCTTTTTCATTAAATCGGTTTTACTTACCAgtactggctttttttttacataatctTAGTGAGTATCCAGAGATCCTTCCCAGTCCATGTACTATTTCCACTGGAGATCCATTTGAGGACATTCTTAGGTGGCACTCACACTTTCTGCCAGTGAATTAATGCAAAGATTCAGTTTGTACTTCCATGCAGAACACATATGTTAGCCTCACGCCAAGTTTGAAGAATGATTATTTCAGCAGTCattaaacatttctaaaaaatataTCTCACCTTTCCTCATTGCATGAATCTTGGAGGGGAAAGTAGGTGAAAAATTGGCAGCGGATCACATCTGTGCAAACCTGCTGACAGGCTCTGTGTCCTTTAGTATAAGTGACATTGAGTTCATCTCCCAAAAAAttcatatgcatgtaagtgCGAGAATTGCAGACTGTAAGAATGAGTGCATTTCAAGCATCAGAAAGCCTATTAATctatttaattcaaaataagatttttttttattgtaatttattgTTTACCAGGAACGGATCTTCTGCAATTTAGCAGACCAAAACCTGACACAGCGTTTTCTTGTGATATAAGTGCTTCTGGCAGCCCATTTGTTGATGTCTTCAGAAGGCAAAggtttctaaaatgaaaattttttaCAGTAACTAAATCTGTTCTCACAttctaaaacttattttttaggTGCTAGTAAGGAAATGTTCTTCCTTAAATGCGGGGGGAGAGGATCCCTCCCAAGTTTGTATCTATAGAAGTGTTTCATAAAATGCATTCACTAAGTTCATTACTTCACATTAAACTGAGGAGGCTTTTGTAGTTTTGTAAAACAGTATGTGACTCTAACACGAAAGTTGTATGATATTCATatatatgaggtccaacacaaaaaaaaatgagaccgtgcctgtaactttttttatttaacaaatacCAAttatgatcaccttcaaaatagttcccttctgagttgacatacagctgcatacgatgctgccaatgttcaaagcaaatCCGTAGATCGTTTTCTAAAAGACTGTTGAATATCtcatcatttttgttttcacatcttatacaaaaaaaatgctgattttgagcactgacttgatatttgggatctcttcactgtaagcctcagtcaataactgaaaagtttctaTCACAGATTTATTCAgcttcacaagaaacttgatgttaactctCTGTTCACTCTTGCATACCAGCATTTTCCAACTGAGGtcaagaaaacatctatatttgaacatgcatcCACTCATACCGAGTGAAGTGATCAAGTTGAAacttgtctcactgtgacaggatAGAACATGTTttataaccatctctttgtttcatcctcccactcttggttccaCAGCTAAAAGGTTAGTCTCAGAgctttttgtgtcagacctcatacATGGGAGAGGTGACTTTAGATGACACGTGCAatctcagttttccttcttcatgAAATTCCTTTGAAATGTTATTCTCCCATTTTGTGTGGAATACAGATTTTTAACTATTCTCACTACTACATATGAAAGAAAGAATCTCAGCAggaatatttctaaaatatcttaATAGTGCTAGGAAATTAGATGCCTCTTTTGATAATTTCATAAAATTCACCTTTAAGGCATCAAAGCAATCTGCAGGGTCACTATCTCTTTGACACGTCTAAGTCTCTTCAGATTACCAATAGACATGCAGATGCAACACAAACCCCCCtttcacacaggaaaacagatgaaatgcCCACAGGAAGTTATGAACTTACGAAGACAAAACACAAGAAACTCTGCATTACTGAAAATAGCCTGCTAGCAAAAATTTCCAGaagtataataaaataatggttaaaaaaaagactgagtagtttgttgtttgtttgattttattttaaataaacacatctACTTAAAGAATTAAACTTATTTGTCATATTCACCTTTGGGATGCTATTTGCCATTCCCTGGTAAAGAATGTAAAGAACAAGCACTTCggaaaatatgtacaaataGTTTGGCAGACAGAGGTATCAGGAGTGAAAAAACTTGTAATATTTATTCCTGAAAATTCTTGATTTTCAAAAATGTCTGTTTGACAATCTatataaaacaagaacaaaatatcaaaattcCAATTATTTTATGACGTTATCAGAATATTAAGGTTTACAGATTATTCATTTCTATCCTTATTCATCTTTACCTTCCTCTGTGACTGATAAACTGGGAAGATAATACCACATTTTAACCAAAAACTATTTCTCAAGCTCATCTTTGAACATGTAAACTCATGAAGAGGACTACTGAGCAGAGATAAGGTTCAtatagagaggaaaagaaatgacatGTTACAATACATAGATTTGCTAATTTAACAGGGGAGGCTTTAAACGAGGAACAGGGGAGCTCAATGTACAGTTAGGAATAAATGATGGCAAATTAGGCAAAGCCTAAAATAATTAAGGTAATTGGTATATCTAATTATATAAGAGGATCATGAGAAgaataggagaaaaataatgagatgATCCTCTTAACGCTTTATTAAACGCCATTTCAAAAGTAGGCagaaaaagcaggcagaaaaatcaAGGGTAATGTACAGTTGGCCCTCTGACATGACCAAAATCACGTAACAGATGCTTGGCAGGATAATTCATACAATCAGACTGCGGATACAGCAGTTACAGCAAGTACCAacatgttttgaaagaaaagaatgagttGCCTTctccaaaaatatatttgaagtcCTAGTTAATATCCCAATGCAATAataaaaagaggtaaaaaaggAATTGACATCATGGAggatttttcttgaaaatatcaAATTGTAAAAGCAGTAAAACAGTTAAATGATCGAAAACATAAGATTTGGTGACAGTGGGGAATTTCAGCTCTTGAGAAAGTACAGTAACCAAGCCGATACTATCCAATGAGTTAAAGAATCATATTGGGAACATATtactacagaaacagaaaaagagtaAAAGGGAGATGTACGGTTTAATGTGACTTCTGGTAATTTGATGAGGTTTTCAAAAAACATAAGCATGAAAGGACAACAATAACAGACGATAATTACATGataagaactggaaaaaaaatcaggagactAGAAAATAAGAGTCAACTAACTCTTACTATTAGTGGGTAAGGCCCATATTAAGGAGTTCAGGAGAATGGataatttctaaagaaaattagatTTAAAGCACAACTGTGGATTGTAGAAGCCTGGCAAAGCCAACCCATGATCTCAATGATCGTGTTCAGTGATAGTTTGTTCAGTATTCAATGACCTGAAGGAAGGTGATttgcaaaaggcagaaatgcaaacagcagaaatgtaaacaaattgCTATAGATGTACAGCAGCATGTGTGCATAAGGACAAaatcagaaagacaaaaatgcaaaatgaaaggtCAAATAGGAAGGGACAaactcttgaaagaaaaatatacagtgCCATTTAATCATCATCAAGAAAGGACCTCAGGTTCTGctcaagaaagaaggaaaggtaaTGGTGAAGGAAAGGTAAtgcaaaggaaacaagaaaaactaaagatctgctatttttttcctctctctttttcatgaaaataaccCTGCAGTTAGATGGTCAACAACATTAGTATTACCgagcagaaggaagaagaatgCTCAGAACAGGAAGCAGAGAAATCCTATAATATTGGTGATTTCTGACTGCAAGAACAAGCACAGACACTACTTTCATCACAAATCACCCACAAAACACAGAGTACATCCCTTCACACTAGCCAGTTGTATTGGAAAGCTGCAAGTCTTCACTAAAAATTTCTAAGTGCATACAcagtataaataaaattctttagATCTTCAAAGCAGGCAACTGGTTTTGTAAGACAAatgataaaaatggaaaaactaaAAGGAGCTGAACCTCCTTTGTGCCTGACAGTGCTAACAATATTTGCAAGAATAGGTTTCtattagaattattttacaCAAGGAAATGTTGATACATATCAGACATAGACTGTGCCTTGTCAGCCATAGCCCTTATAACTGAACTGAACagaacagagatttttaaatagttACCTATTTCAGAAAGCTGGCATGGCTTCAAAGAGAATCCAGACACAACCTCATCAAGTGCCTTTATGCTGGTTGGAGTTCCTAAACTGGTATGtttcaagaagcattttttactaaataacagaaaataaagaaagtgGTAAGACAATAGGCCATCTTCCTTGGTCTAGACCAATTTCCTGGCCCCAAAATTCCTACCATGGTTCATGTTCTGGCTATGGGCCAGAGTAATCTCCAATCTCCAGAACAGTCTTCAAATGAGGAACAGAGGCAGTTGAACAATGTTTAACTTGTAAAATTGGAAAGATTAACAGTTCAAAACCGGTcctgataaaaattaaaatatttctctggcTGCTCTGATGATGCAGTTTTCAGAGCAATATACGGAGCAAGATTTAACAGAGCAATAATGCTGCACACCAACCGAtataatttgcatttcagtgtctccagaggatttttattttacttgccATTATGATAATCAAGTTTGTCTTTCTCACCAATGgataaatgaaagcaaatttaCTACAGACATTTTGATATCTGTAAGTTTGCATAAATATTGCAAGGATGACAAGTCAAGGAAAAGTTCTTTCCTTGAATAAATTTTTGCACTTTAGATTGTTCTGAGATTTAGTCACTAAAGCACAGTGATGTCCAAGGAAAGGGATCAAACCCGTATTTACCGAAAGCTTGCATtgtgaaatgtttctgaagCATATGTGAAAAAATGGCATCGGTTGTCATTGGTACATCTTTTTTGACACTGCTGATAGCTGTCAGCCATAGTAACATCATAAATTTTCCCTTCCATATCCAGTCCTATGTGAACATCTAGGCTG
Proteins encoded in this window:
- the LOC104063496 gene encoding coagulation factor XI, with protein sequence MIWIYQTFNLIFLLASVYSECVTQIYENTYFQGGDLITVFTPSANYCQIVCTYHPTCLLFTYLPAAWTKDPAKRFSCYLKDSDTEMLPKVDMEGAISGHSLKQCNIKISACSLDVHIGLDMEGKIYDVTMADSYQQCQKRCTNDNRCHFFTYASETFHNASFRKKCFLKHTSLGTPTSIKALDEVVSGFSLKPCQLSEIDCQTDIFENQEFSGINITSFFTPDTSVCQTICTYFPKCLFFTFFTREWQIASQRNLCLLKTSTNGLPEALISQENAVSGFGLLNCRRSVPVCNSRTYMHMNFLGDELNVTYTKGHRACQQVCTDVIRCQFFTYFPLQDSCNEERKCECHLRMSSNGSPVEIVHGLGRISGYSLRLCKKKASTVCMQHSATTIRVVGGMDSSPGEWPWQVSLHVKLSRQRHLCGGSIISNQWILTAAHCVMSLANPDIWRVYSGILKQSEINEDTPFFKVEEIIVHPQYKYARTGYDIALMKLDKPMNFTDLQLPICLPSKEDANILYTDCWVTGWGYRKEKGRVEDILQKATVPLMSKEECQARYRKRRISDKVICAGYDEGGRDACKGDSGGPLSCKHEEVWYLVGITSWGEGCARPRQPGVYTKVAEYSDWILEKTTWRESYLLSQNDVMD